The Lentisphaera araneosa HTCC2155 genome has a window encoding:
- a CDS encoding 5-formyltetrahydrofolate cyclo-ligase gives MTEKRALRKLIRQQIAEGLWENEDLSNIPQHLQDFADFASKSVALYQADPQEISLIDFFVESQILLPRFSPESKLYDFSLWSGELNELQKGPYDILEPKLCRELPAIDFCFIPALAFDRRGNRLGRGGGFYDRLLAKYSIGVKVGVCYDFQLIGEVPKEDHDFTMDFILSPSGLLKCDRKN, from the coding sequence ATGACCGAGAAGAGAGCTCTTAGAAAATTGATTCGGCAGCAAATTGCTGAAGGACTTTGGGAGAATGAAGATCTCTCCAATATTCCGCAACACTTGCAAGATTTTGCGGACTTTGCAAGCAAATCAGTGGCTTTGTATCAGGCGGATCCCCAAGAAATTTCATTAATAGACTTTTTTGTTGAGAGCCAAATTTTACTACCTCGTTTCAGTCCTGAATCAAAACTTTACGACTTTTCCCTGTGGTCAGGTGAGCTCAATGAGCTCCAAAAAGGTCCTTACGATATTCTTGAACCTAAGCTTTGTCGTGAGCTTCCTGCCATTGATTTTTGTTTCATCCCAGCTCTAGCTTTTGACCGTAGAGGAAATCGCCTTGGAAGAGGTGGAGGATTTTACGATCGCTTATTGGCAAAATATTCCATCGGCGTTAAAGTCGGAGTGTGTTATGATTTTCAATTGATAGGAGAAGTGCCAAAAGAAGATCATGACTTTACAATGGATTTTATTTTAAGTCCCTCGGGACTGCTTAAATGTGATAGGAAAAATTAA
- the argJ gene encoding bifunctional glutamate N-acetyltransferase/amino-acid acetyltransferase ArgJ gives MYKFDETPVMPKGFSCASRNCGIKEEGDDLALFYSEKTAEAAAVFTRNLVPGAPVIAGREIIKKSKLQAVVVNSRVSNVGTGDEGVKRAYRMSAAAAKELNCNEDEVIMSSTGVIAVPLPVEKIESGLVGMKADLCSDPLIGASGIMTTDTYAKAISISCDDYTLTIVGKGSGMIEPNMATMLVYVFTDAAVSAKDLDTVLRVGVNKSFNMLSVDTDTSTSDTVIAMANGLSEKEVDLDEFQQRFSAACIRMTEMLARDGEGATKLLKILVEEAIDEKQAKIYARAMVNSPLIKTMAHGCDPNIGRMLMALGKCFDNDLDVAKLELIVNGVTVFADSVKTNFDEKALRQSIDSDEVVFQVKLGLGSGEATAYGCDLTHGYVDENAAYYSS, from the coding sequence ATGTATAAATTTGACGAAACTCCAGTGATGCCCAAGGGCTTTAGCTGTGCGAGTCGTAATTGCGGTATTAAGGAAGAGGGCGATGACCTTGCACTCTTTTATTCCGAAAAAACTGCCGAGGCTGCCGCCGTGTTTACACGCAACCTTGTACCAGGAGCGCCAGTTATTGCGGGGCGCGAAATTATTAAAAAATCTAAGCTTCAAGCCGTGGTGGTCAATTCACGTGTCTCAAATGTGGGGACGGGTGACGAGGGTGTGAAACGTGCTTATCGCATGTCTGCGGCCGCCGCAAAAGAATTGAACTGCAATGAAGATGAAGTAATCATGTCTTCAACAGGCGTGATTGCCGTGCCACTTCCCGTTGAGAAAATTGAGTCAGGTCTCGTGGGGATGAAGGCGGATCTCTGTTCGGATCCACTTATTGGTGCCAGCGGAATTATGACGACGGATACTTATGCTAAGGCGATTTCGATTTCCTGTGACGATTATACTTTGACTATTGTCGGCAAGGGCTCGGGCATGATTGAACCCAATATGGCGACCATGCTCGTTTATGTTTTTACCGATGCTGCGGTCTCCGCAAAAGATCTTGACACGGTACTTCGTGTTGGGGTTAATAAGTCCTTTAATATGCTCTCCGTTGATACGGATACCTCCACTTCCGACACAGTGATTGCCATGGCTAATGGGCTCTCGGAAAAAGAAGTTGACCTCGATGAGTTTCAGCAACGTTTCTCAGCGGCGTGCATTCGCATGACCGAGATGTTGGCGCGCGATGGTGAAGGGGCAACGAAATTATTAAAGATCCTTGTTGAAGAAGCCATCGATGAAAAGCAAGCCAAAATCTATGCTCGTGCGATGGTGAATTCTCCTTTGATCAAAACTATGGCTCATGGTTGTGACCCCAATATTGGTCGTATGCTCATGGCCTTAGGCAAATGTTTTGATAATGATTTAGACGTGGCAAAACTCGAACTCATTGTCAATGGAGTGACTGTTTTTGCGGATAGCGTCAAAACAAATTTTGATGAGAAAGCCCTGCGTCAGTCAATCGATTCTGACGAAGTCGTCTTTCAAGTCAAACTCGGCCTAGGTAGTGGAGAAGCCACTGCTTATGGATGTGATTTAACTCATGGATATGTGGATGAAAATGCAGCTTACTATTCTTCGTAA
- a CDS encoding Rnase Y domain-containing protein, with translation MNDYIYLITGLVIGFIIGSLLIKSKFRKLEKDQEGLLAEAKLQAAELKSQAIKEADEEIKDLKAQAKSAFDETLKKQDLEREGLQAERAKLENLLESTQDRLDQLEEKQQEVNEKSLSLAHQDEGLALREAELASLTIEEAKEQIIQKAEDQSKAQCARIYKQALKEMKSQASEDARDILLSAMQRYSAECASDRTTTTVYLPSDEIKGRIIGRDGRNIRTLESLTGANIIIDDTPETVVISCFNSYRREMARIALEQLIDDGRIHPNRIHEVISSVTEQMDRDLERSATYLCEELNVGVVSTNIYRQLGMLKYRFNAFQNLMQFSREVSSLMGTIAAEIGLDVRQAKRLGLLHAIGQSFDESAENNSAQMGADFLRREGEDEELCVAIENYKDTYTLSNGMDRLLHVAVQLSKNRPGTADEAMDSYVHRLHQIEFMMKNMDEVSECVVMQAGREVLVSIKPEKVKDNDMPMLAQEIAEKIEQEMTLPGAVQLILSRDLRVEATAQP, from the coding sequence ATGAATGATTATATATATTTAATAACGGGTCTAGTGATCGGTTTTATCATAGGGAGCTTGCTGATTAAAAGTAAGTTTCGCAAGTTAGAGAAAGACCAAGAGGGTCTACTCGCGGAAGCTAAGTTGCAGGCGGCTGAACTCAAGTCACAAGCAATCAAAGAAGCTGACGAAGAAATTAAAGATTTAAAAGCACAAGCTAAGAGCGCTTTTGACGAAACGCTCAAGAAGCAAGACCTCGAGCGTGAAGGTCTTCAAGCGGAGCGGGCTAAGCTAGAGAACCTGCTCGAGTCCACTCAGGATCGCCTCGATCAACTCGAAGAAAAACAGCAGGAAGTGAATGAAAAAAGCTTAAGTCTTGCTCACCAAGATGAAGGTTTAGCTCTGCGTGAAGCCGAGCTCGCCTCGCTCACAATTGAAGAAGCCAAGGAGCAGATCATTCAGAAGGCTGAAGATCAATCCAAAGCTCAATGTGCTCGCATCTACAAGCAGGCGCTCAAGGAAATGAAGAGCCAAGCATCAGAAGATGCCCGCGATATTTTGTTATCAGCCATGCAACGCTATTCAGCCGAATGCGCGAGCGATCGTACGACGACAACAGTTTATTTGCCGAGCGATGAAATTAAAGGTCGCATTATTGGTCGCGATGGTCGCAATATTCGTACTTTAGAATCATTGACTGGCGCCAATATTATTATTGACGATACTCCAGAAACAGTGGTGATTTCTTGCTTTAATTCCTATCGTAGAGAGATGGCGCGCATTGCCCTTGAGCAGCTCATTGATGATGGACGTATTCACCCCAACAGAATTCACGAAGTTATTAGCTCAGTGACAGAGCAAATGGATCGCGACTTAGAGCGTTCGGCAACTTATCTCTGTGAAGAACTTAACGTGGGCGTGGTCAGTACAAATATTTACCGCCAACTCGGGATGTTGAAATACCGCTTTAATGCCTTCCAGAACCTTATGCAATTTTCTCGTGAAGTTTCGAGCCTCATGGGGACCATTGCCGCGGAAATTGGCTTGGATGTGCGCCAGGCAAAACGCTTAGGTCTTCTGCATGCGATTGGTCAGAGTTTTGATGAGTCAGCAGAAAATAATTCGGCTCAAATGGGGGCCGACTTCTTGAGAAGAGAAGGTGAAGATGAAGAGCTTTGCGTAGCAATTGAAAACTATAAAGATACTTACACCCTTTCAAATGGTATGGACCGCTTATTGCATGTGGCCGTACAGCTGAGCAAGAACCGTCCAGGAACGGCCGATGAAGCCATGGATTCCTACGTTCATCGCCTGCACCAAATCGAGTTCATGATGAAAAACATGGACGAAGTTTCTGAATGTGTGGTCATGCAAGCGGGACGTGAAGTGCTCGTTTCCATCAAGCCAGAAAAAGTTAAAGACAATGATATGCCCATGTTGGCCCAAGAAATTGCTGAAAAAATTGAACAAGAAATGACTTTGCCAGGGGCTGTTCAACTCATTTTATCTAGAGATTTACGAGTTGAAGCTACTGCGCAACCTTAA
- a CDS encoding DUF2057 family protein, which translates to MKMQLTILRNILLSLLVGFLFSCASQKEIDVSGSPFGRAPTAKLIVPAHFLVKSVNKERIQMPFLANGNVTLLIAEGDNEIEVIFEYIYEVMNQDDYTRVTSESFYALISDVKEGEVYTFDLELPDNREKAKQRLEDKSSLGNIIRKSDNNTYPLTSEEHNRKSIRDYMRENDPYVQLTHWWEKASAEQKARFKKEVMEK; encoded by the coding sequence ATGAAAATGCAGCTTACTATTCTTCGTAATATTTTATTAAGCCTGCTGGTTGGCTTTTTATTCTCTTGTGCGAGTCAAAAAGAGATTGATGTTTCTGGTAGCCCTTTTGGTCGAGCACCAACGGCAAAACTCATTGTGCCCGCCCATTTTTTGGTGAAGTCAGTTAATAAAGAACGTATACAAATGCCTTTTTTAGCCAATGGCAACGTGACTTTGTTGATAGCTGAGGGCGATAATGAAATCGAGGTGATCTTTGAATATATTTATGAAGTGATGAATCAAGATGATTATACTCGTGTAACTTCTGAAAGCTTTTATGCGCTTATATCAGATGTGAAAGAAGGTGAAGTTTACACTTTCGATTTGGAGCTACCCGATAATCGCGAGAAAGCTAAGCAACGCTTAGAGGATAAAAGCAGCTTGGGCAATATTATTCGTAAGTCAGATAATAATACTTACCCATTGACTTCGGAAGAGCACAACCGCAAATCAATTCGCGATTACATGCGCGAAAATGACCCTTACGTGCAGTTGACTCATTGGTGGGAGAAGGCGAGTGCTGAACAAAAAGCTCGCTTTAAAAAAGAAGTCATGGAAAAATAA